TGCACTTATGGAATGTACTTTATATTCGTTGTGGGTATGGGATGCAAGGAGAAAGGATTTACCCTATTACTTAAGGATGAGGTTGCTTCTCAAAGTATTTATATGCTAATGGAGCACAAGTCTCTCGGTACATATTGGTTGTGCATCGGAGATTAAAGTAGAATGGATGAATCTCAAGAAAGGTTTTGGTTGGTTTAAGTTCCAAGAGATGGTACGTAAGGATTTGCCAGATTTTGTTGTGTGGCTAAAGATTTGAGATTGCATTGGGTTGTGCCCGAGACTTGCAGTATTTCCATATATCATTATGGATGCTACATTGCAGCATGAAATATATAAAAGACAGCTTCAGATTCATTGAAAGTCTCTTTGGATGAGCATTTCGGTTTGAGGTACATTTGGGTTTGGCGGCCTATAAAGCTTGGTTAATTTAGAGGGATTCAGTTCTAAtggcttggttatgtgcaaataaATTTCGAAGAGTTCATGACGGTTTTGACCACCACTTGAGGAGATGTCTTGTACAGGTAAAAAAGGTTTGTTGTGTGTTGTGATTCTCTCCTAGATTGAATTAAGTGGAAGCTTTCCGATCGATGGAGTTTATGAGGACAACCATACTACTTGTGATTTAGAGTTGATAGGGGGATTCTcatatttttatatattagcaTGACAGATGTGGTGAGTCGTGTGGGAATGAGATTTAATGGATAAGGTAGCGGTTCAAGAGAATGCTAGCAATATCTTGTATCGCCTGAGAAAGGTGTGTGTTCTAGAAGACGCATTATGTATTGATTTGCAGATGCTTGACTGGTACTTCCGAAATTTCATGGTTGTTAACTATTGATATTGTTACTCGACGCGAAGGATTTATGGGAGCATTTCTCATAAGATGGTTGTGTATGACATGACAGCAATAATTTAAGTGGGAGATTTAGAGATCGAATATAGAGATTCATGAGATTTAGAGATTGGATCTTCGTGGAGGGAGACTACCCCTTTAGTTGTGGACTATGAAAGTATGTTCAGGGTTAGACAGATGACTGTATGTGGAATGGAAAGAGTCACTGTGGACTTATGGAAGGCTATTTACCTATTTTGGAATGGTTTGAATCTGTTGGAGGGCCTATTGGTAGACTTAATGTGAATGTGTATTCTACACTGGATTGGATTTGCTTACTCAGCTCAACTTTTGCTTTGGGTGAATCAATGGGTAGGACAGATTTTATTCATGCCTTGATCTATTTCATATGTTACTCTCCTATGTTACGATAGATTGTGAGTATACTTGATTATTCACATACATGTTATTGTCATGGTTAGGCCTTGTGGCGATGTGCGAGTGAGATGGCTCTTGAGATGTTGATTTGCTTATTGCACCTCAGTCGTGCCTCCCATTTTTATAGAGTATTGTGCTATTCATATCCCCATGGTTATGTTTATACATTGTACATGCTTGTTTTTGATACACATATGTTTGGTGAGTATGAGAATTATGGCTTATAGTTATTCCCATATGGATTGGTATGAtgttagatcgggttgcacgccgcaacagagttATGTTAGGATACGATTCCTTGTACTTATTTCGTGTCTTTTATTTATGCCTTATGGGGCGGATTCATAGTATTATGTTTTTATGGTTGTATCTGTTAGACTTATTGGATAGTTCTTTTATTTGGTTCTATTCTCATTGTTGGTCATATTTGACCAGTTACTTGTTTGGTGCGCGAATTGCATCGTAAGAGGTCCAGATGGCATTTGATGTGTCCAGTAAGTCAGtagcttgtactgggtgagacgagttTATTGGACCTCGAATTAGTGCAATTAGTTTTGATAAGGTATGTTTGGAAGAAGAATGTCATTAATCAGCTTAGAATTTGGCAATGGTTCTTGTGGGGCGAGAGAACTCCGCGACTTGTTGATTATTTCTTTTAGCAAATATACCACTAAGCAGCATGCCTAGtggcaaatatatatatatatataataaacaaaaacaaaaatccaaagttTACAATGTGGCAACAAAAGTCTCAAAAATGTTAAGCTAAATCTAATGATATAGCTAGAAAATAAGCTAACTATTACATGAGACGAATCAGCCAACTCCCTACATGAGATGGATTGTGGATCCAAAAGCTAAGTGCAAAACCTCAATGTAGCACCTCTAATGCTCTCACCAGGCACCaagttttattttccaaaagaCAAGGCAAGCATGAATCTCCAACCAACACCATCTACTAGGAATGACCAACTCTCCAATAAAGCTCTAAGCTGCATAATGACTGAGCCCAGCACTTCTTTGTTTCCTGCATAAGATGAGCTAAACCAAAGCACAGGAATATACCTTCTGAAAAGTGCAATATTCAAGAGAAGGAACCTTATGTCTGGACTGCCATAACATCTCCAAACTGGACATGAAACCATGTCAATACCACTGGCTAATGCCATGATAATACTAACCATAAGGACACTTTCATATAGTTCTGTAGGATTCTACAACCTAACAATGGGAAGCGAAGAATTGTATTCACTAACCGTGGAGGACTTAATGATGTCTAAGTGCTGCCACAACTTTCCAAAACATATGAAGCATGAACTCAATACAGGGAAGGTGTATGCACTGCCAATATGTCTCCAGATTGGGCATGTAAACATACCAATACCACTGGATAACATCATGGCTGtacacacatacacatagaaAAACAAACGTCCTGATAGAGTCTTTTGATTCCAGCTATTGTGTTGCAACAACCATACCTCAAGAACAATGCCAAGAACCTTATAACCATCAAGGTAATAAGATACTGTATCAACTATGTCCTTGGGCTTATGATTAACATATGACCAAAAGAGAATTAAGAAAAACTACACTATCCATAACCTACTTATGATAGAAAATCTGTTTACTATCAAAGCACCTCCAGAATGAGCATGTAACCATGCTAATATCACTGGAAAATACCTTAATAGCATACAATGTAAGAGAAACCTGAAGATGCAAGCAAGTGAGTGCAGAATCAAATCATGTGAAGCCATTAGTCTGAGGCTCTTCTCTTTTCTATCCTAACCCTAAGGTTTGGTGTTTGAGACTTATCTAGATTGATCAACCTCCTCCCTGCACTAGGCAGTTTAGAGAATGAATGAAATTCAGATTTAcctacaaaagaaaaaacaatGTTATCTATAAAATTTGCCACTGAGTTGCCTTTTCTAAACACATGTTAAAAGATCATATTGAATCTGTCCTTCATCTCCTTAATTCTCTTTACATCTGGTGCAATTACCCAAGGAGGATCCCATTCCCCTTCTATCACCTTCTTCATAACCAATGAGTCAGTCTCCAAGATGAGAGGGTGAAGGTCATGCTCCACACAATACTCCAACCCTTGAAGGATAGCCTTAGCTTCAGCTACCACATTTGTTGTCACCCCCAGGTCTACTGCCCTAGCATACACCATATCACCTATCACAGAAAAACCTAGGGAACTAGGACCAGGATTACCCTTTGATGCTCCATCAGTATTGCATTTGTAACAACCATGAAAAGGAAGCTGTCATGTTACTCTTCTTATGATCAATATAGGTTTATAGCCTTCAAAGAACTGAATCATGTCTGGCCATAACAATGAATATTAGACATCCAACCATACCTTACCCTTGCTAATTGATGCAATGTCCTATTGACTTCATGGATCACCTTATTTGTGGACGTTGAACCTCCATGTTTACCTGCATTTCTTCTCTTTCAAAGCTCCCAAGTGATGATAGTTGGTACTGCGTGAAACAATGGCTTTAACTTTGGACAACATTGAGCATACCACCAATGCCTTATAACTTTTTTCAATTAAATCAAGGGCACAGTAATTTCAGAAGCTCCCATGAACAAGTTCCACACCTTAGAGGCAGTAGGACTTGTGACAAATATGTGCTCTATGGACTCCTCTTGAGGCTGCTGATAACCCCAACACCTATATATCAATATTTGCCCTTGCCTCCTACATATATCATCAGTGGCTATTTTCTGCCTCCATAATCTCCACAAGAAAAAGGATATCTTGAATGGCAAACCTTTTATCCACATTAACATGAACTCCTGATTAGGATTAGCCCTATGCCTTAATAATTTCCACGCACTACTAACACTGAACTTGCCTTAAGGAGTTGGCATCCAATATGGTCTATCCCAATATTCCTCAATGCCTTCATAATGCATATTGGACCTAATATGTTCAGCAATTTCTTCATTGAAAGTTTGGTTTAACAACTGATTATCCCATGTTTCCCCTTGCCTCAATTCTGCCACTTCATGAAGATCTTCATTGATTGGAAAGTCTTCAGACAGTACATGGTATAGTGCTTCCAATCCAGTCCAGTTTTCATGTCATATATTAGTTGTTCCACTCTTCAATTCCCATAAGATCTCATGTTCATCTTCTTCCCTAGCATTCAGCATTTGTCTCCAAACATGAGACCCTTCCCTAAATTGCACCATTGTCGGTTATTCCTTCTTGCAATATTTGTTCCACATGAAGTTAGACCACAGAGATTTTGTAGTCCTAAACCTCTACCATGGCTTAGCAAACAATGCCTTTGAGACATCATGTAAGGACCTAAAACCTAGACCCTTATCTTCTTTAGGAAGACAAAGATTTTGCGAAGAAGCCCAATGTCTGCTCCTCCCTTTTTCCTTTATGCTTGTTTATTGTGAAAaaggtaataacaattaaattttattatgggactgtaaaaatacgtgatctatttttatgctagttgttaagcagatgatgctatgtgtgagacttagaaacgagataagagttagtaataaggtgataaccaaaccgataggttaacaatcggggcctcgagcttgtcgattcgggggcctCAAGGTCGATTCTGGAGCTCAGCTGGGAGCTACCGAATCACTTCTCCCCACCTCTGTAGGCCttccaatgtcaacctctcatACCTCCTCACCGGGGCGTCTGTGCTCCTCCTCACACGACCAAAACTCCTAAGtcgcgcttcccgcatcttgtcctcaatagaGGCCACCCCTACCTTATCGCGAATAACCTTATTTCTGATCTTATCTAACCTGGtgtgcccacacatccacctcaGTATCCTCAtatctgctaccttcatcttttGGACATGATCAATCTTGActagccaacactcagccccatacaacatcgttggtctgaccaccactttgtagaacttacccttaagtttcggtggcaccttcttgtcacacaaaataCTGAAAGCTAGTCTCAATTTCATCCATCCCGCCCTAATACGATGTGCGACATCTACATCAATTTCCCTATCCCCCTGAATAATAGACTCGAGGTACTTAAAACTCCCTCTCCTAGGGATGATATGCGAGTCCAGTCTCACCTCCCCTTCCCCTCCTAAAGTCTCgccgctgaacttacactccaagtattctgtcttggtcctgctcaacttgaaacccttagattcCAGGGTCTGCCTCCATACCTCTAATTGTGCGTTCACACTGTCCCGCATCTCGTCGATCAATACAATATCATctacaaatagcatgcaccatggcacctccccttggatgtggCGTGTCAGTACGTCCATCACCAGAGCAAACAAAAATGGGCTTAGTGCTGACccctgatgcaaccccatcaTAACCGAAAAATGGTCTGAGCCCCCCCTACCGTCCTCACTTGAGTCTTTACTCCATCATATATGTCCTTAATCAATCTAATATAGGCAACAGGAAtacctctagcctccaaacatctccacaaaacCTCCCTCAGAACTTTATCGTACGCCTTTTCTAAGTCATcgaacaccatatgcaagtccttGTTTCTCTCCCTATACTGCTCTATAAATCTCCTAACAAGGTGGATGGCTTCTGTAGTTGAACAGCTCCGCATAAACCCAAATTGATTCTCGGAAATAGTCGCGCTCCTTCTCGCCCTTagctct
This genomic stretch from Nicotiana sylvestris chromosome 9, ASM39365v2, whole genome shotgun sequence harbors:
- the LOC138877439 gene encoding uncharacterized protein; translated protein: MGLHQGSALSPFLFALVMDVLTRHIQGEVPWCMLFVDDIVLIDEMRDSVNAQLEVWRQTLESKGFKLSRTKTEYLECKFSGETLGGEGEVRLDSHIIPRRGSFKYLESIIQGDREIDVDVAHRIRAGWMKLRLAFSILCDKKVPPKLKDFPINEDLHEVAELRQGETWDNQLLNQTFNEEIAEHIRSNMHYEGIEEYWDRPYWMPTP